AAAAACAACACGAAAAGAATTAACAATTAAGAATTAATCACCTATACATATTCCTGCTCTTATACCAATAAAAACTACAATAATACTCGAAAAGCCATCCCTTCACAATATGCAATAATTAAATTCTGCCAATATGAATTGATAAAACATCATGCGCGTACGAATTACGTCGAATTGTTAGAGTTAACTCAATGTTATCGTTTTTGAATCCCTGGACAAATGCACCATGCACGCGGGATGACTAAGACGATTTGTACCTTACGGTACCtacggagaccgcaactctacatttatacccgatacttagtcagtatagCTACATtaaacgacaaagagtgcgtgcgataATTTGGCTGtaataataatccgatctgattcggattcggcaagattcggcaatctagtagatatggccattctctatgattgtgcgtttttaattttcccctacttcaaaattgtggttgccacagattttcgtcttttgtgtaggcggaaggcggtggggcgaaattttgaagcACACTGGTAGCAGTGAGCTCTCTACAGTGAGCAAAAAGAAATACATTTGTAACAGTGAGTTCTGCAgtaaaaaaatacaaatagtTTTGTAACAGTGAGAGCGCCACAGTCAGTTCTAATAATCCCTGAGATcttttttcgtcctttgcgtgggcggaaaggggtgcgccaaagttttgaaataaacTTGTGCATCTTCGATATCATAGAATatgagaaaaaattaaattgttttcttgatgctggctataataatgatacgatccaattcagattctgcagtctaaaagatatggtcattctctacgattctgctttcgtgatttttcgttttctcgtatctttaaaattgtggatgccacacattctcgtcctttgtgggagcggaagtgggcggggcgaagttttgaaatattcttgtagcagtgacatatcacagaagtctggatccaaaacatcgttgctctagctcctatattCTTTAAgtactaggcgctaatagggacggacagacggacggacggacagacagacagggctcaatcgactcggctattgatgctgatcaagaatatatctactttatggggtcggaaacgattccttctggacgttacacacatccacttttaccacaaatctaatataccggaatactctttttgagtatcgggtataaaaagaccATTTGGAAAATTTCATGAAGATTACTTCAAAACTGACTAGAGCGACTATAAATATGGTATTTATGCTATAGGTGATATATACAATTTATTTACCTGTAAATGGGTGTTCCCTTATCATCTCTGTACCATAAAACCAACACAGGCTCATCTCCGTCATAAGTAGTTATATTGCATGGAAGGAATATATTTTCTCCAACCAAAGATTCGATTTGGTGAACTGGTACTAGAAGTATACGAGGTGGTAATTGTATAGAATTCAAATTTGTTGGAAATCTAATTTTGTTACTATTGTTTACTAGCTGTTACAAAATTTTTAAatgaataaaacctttttttgttttaggTTATGTACaagtatatttttttgttataTAATATTGCATAGTATAGTGGCCGAACAATATACAAAGGTTCGAGAAATGTTCTGAACAAAGGGCTGTATCACTCTTTACTCGAATCTTGTAGTTAATTTTGTCAATTTGTCATTATCGGCATATTCGCCATAATACGCCAAACAGTTAAGCGGTGCCTTTATTATATTCGTTCACGTATAACTATCTGGATTTCAAAACGGACGAGGACTAAAGTTTTTGTGGCACTAATGGAGGACGATGCACGAGGCAGGCCCTAGAGTCGTCATATTTGAATAAGATGCGGGGATAACTGAATTTTCATGCAGTTTTCACAAAAATAAATCCGAAATGCTAAAAAAGGATAAAAAcctgaaaaaaaaaagttttccttTGGACCATTTTAAGAGGTATTCACCTCATTTGCATTTACTTGTAACAATATAGAATAATTTAATTACTATCTAGCCACACAAGATATTTTTTGAATGTTTTGTTATTTTCAGTTCGTAACATTTGTAGTAAAAACTCGGCGTTTTCGTGatttttgatattttttgCGTTCCGTTTAAATGTTATTATTCGGTTGTTATGTATGTGCAGAGTTCGGAAATAATTCTCAAGCCTTTAAGTGTCAAAAAAAACGAgtgggaacgttgtgagcaaCTCTCCTCCACCAGACGGCGCTAATATTgagcgacacgacaaagagtacGTGCGAGGGAGATAGAAAATCAGTCAGAGCGTGTCGTCGGGCGTTGCGTAGCCACTataaattgatttgttccttttggctataaaaatgatccgatctgatccagattcgacagtctggtagatatggtcattctctatgattgtgtgTTCttaattttctcgtatcctgaaaattgtggatgcctcagactttgattctttgtgggggcggaaggctGTGAGGCCATATTTTTAAATAaacttgtaacagtgagaaCTAACAGAAGTTTAACTTTAAAATTTTGGATgctacagattttcgtcctttgtggaggcagAAGAGGGCGGCGAATGGCTGCATCttgcaagaggcgatgcaattactgccccgtcaagtggcccgtctgaaaccagcagaaggctgttacgcgagcatgcaggaaagatatctgctagactaatattcgatgaaaattagcactaaacttactaagtcaactaggcatgcattcaaaatacaaataccactacaattattaattactagaaaggtgtgtgaggattagtaatttaataagaggaagagaattagtggtggacataatatggtagagggaattataatccgagcattagaccctaaacggttcatacaaggaataattcgatctacaaagtggaagaaggaaggaaggaggAAGTGGAGTGgaagtctaataggaatcatGAAGTTTTTGCGGCACagcagatcagggctgtctatgtcacccctgatcaagttgtgcataaaaatcacatcaagcatttttctagggtcaactaaggatgggaggtttactaatagcagtctactagagtaagatgggagtctcataCCCGCATCCCAATTAAGGCCCAATTAAGGAGCAAAgaataaaaagtttttctgtactgattctatacggtcctggtgtactttgtactgacgtcaccatacacaggagccgtattctaagatcggacgaactaGCGAGGTATAAAGAGTCTTTGTTAAATTCGTCAAATttctttgaccacctctttataaacccaagcatggccttatttaccaatgtaaatgtaaaaatgtgttcagaaaacTATTGCTTGGCGTCTAATATAGCACCGAGATCATCTACCatggtaattctctcaagagaaccaccaaatagggtatagggagccaacaaagggctagaacgatgaaatgtcattactttgcatttcgaggcattaaggtgtaacaagtttgcacaacaccatgactgaaagttattgagatcggattgcaagcgagaatgaaatgcaatgtccttatactggacacagagtttatcatcatccgcatacataattACATAagggcaagtcattaataatgagtgtgaagagtaaaagagtaaggggcctagatgtctgccctgtggtactcccgaagaaaccttgaCTGGTGAAGAGAATGAGGTTTttaagaggactctttgagacctggaacaaaggtagctagaaatccatctcaggaggttatgcggaaaccctaaaagtcAAGCTTATGTGCTAGAAGGGAATGGTTGACAGATTCAAATGCTTTACTAAGGTCGGTATAAATAACAACCGTCTGTAAGTTAACTTGAAAaaatttaataatgaaagaggtaaactcgcCGAGTTTGATCGCCGctttataaatccatgctgagttggagatataattGACTTGCAGATATGTTgtaagtgcggagttaaaaacATCTTAAACATATTGCGAATAGCTAATAACTTTGCTAGCCCCGGTGAATATACCGGGTTatctagtcgaagatcatgaagtaaagaacattcatttaacaagggactgaaaatgccgttgacctcggtaaaccgtatgggtacggatgaccagagtagctttcctcagaataggtggtttggaaaaattgggcaaaaagatcgggaatggcctgatcattatttgccgacgtattacaaaatgatagcgagtaTGCGGATGTtatacgcttactgtttacgaagcagtaaaactgtttagggtcctgagaaaaaaggatcctgcatcgagatagcaTTGtacattaagaactgaaaagtttgaccgagctattacatagcgagagtgagtagtaggagaaccaacttGAAATTTTTCATAAAaccttgattttaagttttttagactggataactctttgatAAACCAAGAGGGTTTTCCatatctaatcggacaagaaagcgggacacaagaatcaaaaaatgtgcccaGAGCATTGaagaaaatgtttgtgccttttgacatcagtgcacaagtacgtAGCGGACCAAtaaaaatccctaatgaggttattaagcttcgcaaattcggctttacgaaaggaGCGGAAACGTTCAGGTAgtctactcgaccgatccaatacagttggtatTATATCTACCGACACTTCGACagtaggatggtaggcgtcttcaggtatagtgagcggaagggctcggcttaacaacactatggtcggatccgatacaaagcacagatcacgcaatcgacccaaggaatttttcacatgattgacttgagacagggacaggtcaagcaagccgtcaacaaagtcatgtcgagacatgggcactaggatactagacccgtttaccgaagaccaaacagttcctggcaagtttaAGTCACCACGAAAtttcatacgatctttatctgatagcgaggaagacacagcggttaaagcggacaagtgctgctcataaattgagaTATTGAATTGAGATTGaaatatacgagcaagtaatgaatagcgaaagcgggaagaatcagttttacacacaggaattccagttcctgttgaaatTAGATTGTAAAGTGTACCGACGTGAAATTAGActccactgcaatcagaacctctcctgcacgtcgagacgaacggtcctttctaaaagttgtgtaccgaccgcCAAGAACTCGAAACTAAGAATTTCCGGCTTTAATCAGTTTTcggtaaacacaataacgtgggaagcaaatgcaacactatcctgGAAAATAATGCTAACATTCTGATAGCTTACAAAAAGAGGAGTTAGTTTTTTAGAAGGGTGAAAGCAGGGCAGGAAGATGACCATGGCACATTGGGATGATTTGTAAGAGTTGGAGGGGACCTATTCTGACCTTGTTGTTTCGTAAATATACAGCATAATACAAAATTCCATAATTTTTTCAACAGCTTGTTTTGAAATTAAAACGACTTCAGAAAGTGCGCGATTTAAGATCACGACATCTTAGATGACACATGTGTGGTTTTAAAATGTCTGAGCATGTTTATTGAAATTTAAATTGCTGTCTTTTAAATTTTAACAGCTGTCTTTACCCAAATGTTCTGTTACGAGCATGTTACGAGCACAAGCCGATCTTTTACGCTCAACTTTGTGCTAATGCGATAAGCTGCGTAGCTGTTAGCACGAAAACGAAAAGTGCTGTTGCCCTAAAAAATTATTTCAGAGCCAAAATTAGAGTTGGgctaaaaaataaatatttatatataagcTTGAGAATCATAATTTGGCTGGTTTAAAACACCTGTACGTGTTGGTGAACATCGCTTATAGTTCTTTGACATTGGACTTTGCTAAATTTGCTGCGAAGAACGAGATTGTATGAGAGACAAAACGCAAAATTAATTTTCGTATACGTCTCCAGACGCGTCTGCCGCTTATCAGTCGAATAACGGAGGCGCTTTTTGTGACAAAATCTAGAATGGACTTGAATCTGATGGAATATGTATATTAATCCCGATCAGCGGTGGCTTTTTATTTCAGAGCAGTCGAATAGTAGTAATAGTGTCAGactatgtatatatgtatgtatgtacacatgtatgtaATCTTATGATTTATGTAACTTATTCAATATATTCCTGCAGTCCGTCTATACTCTTTCCACACATTCCGTtatatacatgcatacatacatacatgtatttACATGAATCAAAAATTGTACGATAcccttttcgaatgtttaaaATAAGCAGTCTCACATTTTAGCACCATTTAATCTAGCCCGTGAacatctacatatgtacatatgtatttatattcTACAATATAGATTTTTATCTCAGACTTACCATCTTTGCTTCCAATGTTGTATCTTATTTGTTGAAATGTTAATATTAACAGTAGTAATAGATCCATTTTGTATACCATTCTGGGTTCTTTGGATTAAACATTTATATTTGTAGCTTTGGGTCTTTTGTTGTTTATTAATCCTACACTAGAACTTTAAATAAATTCCATTTACATGATTTATTCCACTGTTATCAACATCATTTTTTTACAGATAAGGACACTTATATACACGTACAGAAACATACATATGGATGTACACATgtacatttatatttatacGTGAACAACTAGTTTAGATGCACggaatgtatgtatgtacataagtaAATGCTTATGTAGATAAACTACACagttaaaatatttattttacttaatacatgtatgtatgtacatatgtacatacataaataagTGCATATCGTTTCACACTGAAAATTATTACCTCTTGAGCTATTTGGTTATTTTGAGTTTTGTATGCATTCTTTTTGAAATTGTTCCCAATTTTAATTTCTGGAAAACATTTCGCCTTTTTTAATATAAACATTTACATAAAAGTGTATATAGCACGAGAATAgttcaaataaataaaatacatattatattattttaacTGAGACTAAAGCTGAAACTATATTCCAATGTCAGAAAGTTATTTTAGTTCTTTTCAAACCGCGAAGGGAAACTAAACATGTAAATTCTCAATAGCATTACACCTGCAAGCGAGGACCAAAAAGCTTGACAGTTGGCGCACGCGCCAAAGTTGAGCTTTTGATGTAAGCGTTGCAACATGACCCTTGtactatgtacatacatatatacatcggtatatgtacatacatatgtatgcttATGATATGTTCACTGAAAATATTGTTTGAATAGAAATAGTAGTCATCATAGGATATCGAGATATCAagatacacatatgtatgtatatatgcatatacatacatgtacatatgtacatacattttcTTGATCGGCGTCAATAAACGAGtcgatatacatacatatgtatgtacatacatacatacacatagcCTCTTATCCATCTTTTTGTCAATCTGTTCGTCTGTATAAACTTCTctgtaagagctagagcaaacTAATTTGGTGTGCAGACTTTTCTGATATCACACTGTTACAAgagtatttaaaaaaaatatgtgtatgaatatacatatacataaattGCTTTCGGTTGGGCCAAATAAAATAGAAGTAACGAATTTATTTGGTCAATGCGAAATTTATTGTTCCTTGATCGGAAGTTTTAGAGaatctatgtacatatgtacatacatatatctacaAAAAAGTAAATCTTGATATTAACCCAAGGGCAGACGATTAACCAATCTGCTGACGCGGCTTATGCGCGGGCGGTATATTGCGCAGCAGCCCCGAGTTTCTGGGCTAGCGGAACGTTACCCGCAGCCGCACCCGCACTTGCCACTAGCTCTTCGAATTAACTAAGTCTTCTTTGCACACTGAGCACATCCCTGGTGTAACggtggtattttttttaaagatGTGAAACCCCGATTGACACTGGCACCGACCCCCATCTACCAACCGACAAAAAGCAGCTTATGAGTATAAAATTTGGTCTGAATTGTGAAATTCTCACAATTTTAGATTAGTAAATTGCTTATATTATTgaaacataaatatataaaataggCGTTACTCTTTGGACTACCTTAAAAATTGCAGCAGCTCTGATTGGAAGTTGGTTTTGCCTTGGCTGCTTGAAATTTGCTGGAGTATCTCTCGCTTTGTTTCCATTTGCTCATCCTGTAATTTTTGCTGCTCCTTCTGGACTTCAAGCATTTTCCGAGAAATCTCTTCCAAATTTTCCAGTTTAATCCGCTTTGGTGCGGTGCCTTGTTTGCAGAAATAATACTAGAGCCGTAGTTGGATCTTTCCCGGTCGTCATTAACGGAATTATTTGGGGGCCCCCGCCAATCCACAGTACTATCATGCCAAAAGTTTATAGCGAGATATTCTATATATGCAGTCCATTTCGActtttgtttattgtttatttatttaaaactAATCATAAATGTATATAGGTTTACTTATTACCACCAATTTCAGGTCTCTCCATTCTTTATAGTGTCTGCTGTATTTTTTCTTGTTTATTCCGTCGACGATTTAAAATTCGAATTAAGATTTGAAATATGTCTAGGCGCGAACTATTTTTTATTGCCATTCATTGCTTTTTATGGTTGCATTTGAAAACCATTGGCTGACTATTGCATAGAAACGTGCGGTTTAGGAACATCGaaaatggatggtggactaACTGGGAAATTTTTGGAAGGGCAAAACCTTCCGGACCATCTTACAAGTCTCTGAGCACTATgtgctcatagggacggatgGACAGACAGTGTTCTATCAACTCGgatattgatgctgatcaaaaatatatgtatatactttatggggtcggaaacgcttccttctggacgttacacacatcttCGTTCACCAAAAATcaaatactcattttgagcatCGGTTATAACAATAGGCAGAGTGGCAATCTCTCGTTGTAAAAAACGAACCAGACTTTAAAAATATTACTAATGGGCTATAGCCCATACAATTCCATTAGTGACCTCAAGTCCTTTAAACGGTCCGATAGTTGCCTGAAGTAGCTAAAGCAAAGGCTACGGGATAAGAGCGGGCTTAACTCAGCATGAGCGTACTTAAAGCAACACAATCACACGATTAACCAACGCACAGAATTAGCATCAAAAATTAAGTTTTTATGAAAACAATAGTCATGCACTCGCGTTAAACAACAGATTTTTTACTGTTGGTTAAGTTGGGATTTTATCAAGGCTAATTTTGATAAACACTGTATTTGTATAAtaataaatggaaaagaagcagagcgcaaaacaaaaacacgtctggtCACTACAAAAGAGAACGAGGTTTCTACCCCTTTCTACCCCATGATATTACTCCATGATTGACATGGAGGGTTGCTTCTTGGTTGGTTGGTTTCTTGTCATCATACGCAAAATTAGCCTAGCTCGCGGGAGTTTATTGCATTTGTTGACATATGGCAGTACGGTATCGGCTGATCCCATTACTTTACTCCTTATTATTATACCTTGAGAAAGAAGTGAGCTGTGATCGTAATTTTCAAAAATCTTGTATGCGGCGCGCAACGCTTTTCGCCAAGCCACATCATTTTGCTCAGAGTTGACAAACTCCAGAAAGAATTCTATCGTATCTAGCTGCTCATTGCAGTTAACGTTTTTGTCAATTTTTTTTGCCTGAAGTCCAGAAGAATTAGCAGAAATTACAGGATGAGCAAATGGAAACAAAGCGAGGGATACTCGCCAAGGCCAAACTAACTTCCCAACAGAGCTGCTGTAATTTTTAAGGTAGTCCAAAGAGTAACGCCTACTTAATATATTTggatttttattattataagCAATTGAATAATCTAAAATTGTGAAAATTTCACAATGCAGACCAAATTTTATGCttatcagctgctttttgacGGATGGTAGATGGTCATATGTATGACAATCCCACCGGTCCCCCGGGATGTGTTCAGTGTGCAGAGCCaattaaaattgtggatgttTCCCAAGCAAAAACTTTGTTATTTTATGAtcatcagctgctttttgagGAAGATATGTAGATGGCAGATAGTAACAGTGTGAATCGGAATTTCAAATCTGTAACAAAATCAATTTATTTTGCGCTTTTTCCACTGTTCCAAATTGATGGAAAAACTTCGCTTAGTTATGTCTTTAAGTTAAATGATTATCGATATTGCATATCCACTAACTACAGAAACAGCTCAACAAACATCTCTAACCATTATAGATACTTTtaactttttttttaaattttcaaCTATTTAAGAACAATGGTAAATGATTGCTGTTTATCATCTGTTGATGATTTAGAGAAAAAACTTATCCTAGCTAAGCAGTCCCTTATTGAATTAAATGATAATATTCGTCGATTTGTTGGTCGCGTACCAAAGGAGTTgaggtatatgtatatatgccTATTATATTGTTGATTTGTGTATAATACAactatttttctctttttaTATACTTTTAGAATTGAGAAATACAAACATGCCGATGAAGCCAAAAAGAGTGATCATAACGAAAGATCATTTAAAGATAAGCGTCGTATGTTTGATTCGAATTATGCAGATGGTCGTTTCTCTGTAGACGAGAGCGAAACTCGGTCGCCAAGGATTAACTCTCGTGTAATTCGGGAATTACCATCTAGAAAAGAAGTTGTTGAAGCTCAAGGAACAGATTCCGAGTCAATAGCTCGAAATCGTCGCATGTTTGGATCTCTTATTGGAACATTACAAAAATTCTGCCAAGAGGAGTCGCGTCTAAAGATCAAAGAAGATAAAAAAGCTGAAATAGAAAAGAAACTGGAGAGGCAAGAACTTCAGGAAAGAGCCATGCTAAGAAAAGAACGAGAAACtttgtttttaaataaaaaacgaAAGCAATTTGAAGTTAGAGCATTGGAATATAAAATGGCTAGACTAAAGGATTTTAAATCATGGGAATCATCCATCACTTATCAAAAACATCAAATTAGAACAAAAACTAAACCGCACTTATTTTTTCGCCCACAAATGCACACCACGCGTACTGAAAAACTCTTACTTGAATGTAAAAATTATGTAGAGTGTTTTATTCAAAGCAGACGTGAAGAACTACACGCAGAGCTACGGGACTTGGAACGTATAAATTACATAAAAATGCATGAAGATAACGAAATTGACGAAAGCATCTATGAAGAACAATATGATGAGATGGGAAGTGAATTTACATAATTAGAAAATGTAAGTTCAATAAAAATTAACATTGATCAGCCTCATTTTGaacaaaattgtttttttcttgtaGCTCTCAGCTCTTCAAATAACCATTATTGTGGAATTTAGTAAATCGTCTgaacatgtacatatgttagTAACGGTTCGGAGTTGGGATTTAACCATTTTTCCATTTAAGACCTCAAATATGTCCGACTAATATGTGGTTAAAATAGGGCTCTATCAGCTTAACAAACTATGTTATTTCTAACCAATCTATTGATTCAATTGAGGATACATTTAGACAAAGACATTATTTTTAATCCAATATTTACCAGGAGGAATTTGGTTGGTGTCAATAAAATGGAATCTCTAAAAGTTATTTGTTTTGATCCCCAAAACAAAAGTTTTTCTCGGAACAAATCGTATTTTAACTGATTGTTCCTGAGGCTGATTTATGATATGTAATGTAGACATAATTTACTCAAACCCAAAAAATGATTTTTTAACATAACAGAAATATGTTGTAATTAAACTCAGAAAATAGTTGAATTGAAACAGACTGTCGTATAGctatcagatcagatcagatgaTGCTTGCTTAAAAGAGCTCAGATCTAAATATTGAAAGATTCTTTAGTTCATCTCCACTTTCGGCTCTTCTTTCGGTTAAAGTGTTCGGGATGCCATAAAGCTCGGCTGATTTCAGTATTTACAGGCAGGCTCCGGTTTTCACTTTCCCAAACATTTTCCGGCTTACTTCTAACAACACATACATTGGTTCTCCCGTTTTCACAAAGCGGAAGATTTCTCTTTTTTCAAAAAGGAAACTTTTTTTTCTCCAAAATGAGAAGTAGGCGGCTTTTTATAAAACAAAACTAATcttaattgaaaaaaaaacatgatttattgatgcattaacatTAATTTGAAACCATAACCAGGGCTATTTAGCTTGTGCCTTCTTTATAAATAGCTTTTTTATCCCAATGTCAAATTTGGCTCTGAAATAATTGATCAGGTCAACAAACTTCGTTTTCGTGCTAACTGCTGACGCTGTCCGATTTGGTTAGAAATAAAATTTTGCGCAGAACAGCGAAAATGTTCGTAACATGCACTTATCAGAATTCAGCATTTGAAATCAAAATGTAGGTGCAACATGGCATGCCCAGATattgtagccttcttctgttGAGAGCCGGGCAGGCGCGGAACATGTGTTCCACCGTCTTTTCCTCTTTTCGTCTCTGTGTGATCGCCTACTGGTCAATGTCCTATAAGGGAACGTGTGACCACGCTGAACCTCTTCCTGCCTAGTTTTCAATGCTCAGAGGTGCGCTTCCTGGCTACGGTCGGCCATACTGGCCGATTTTTACGACAATGTTTGGGGAGCTTTTTCTTATCGTCTAGAG
This region of Drosophila miranda strain MSH22 chromosome 2, D.miranda_PacBio2.1, whole genome shotgun sequence genomic DNA includes:
- the LOC108154158 gene encoding pinin isoform X2, translating into MVNDCCLSSVDDLEKKLILAKQSLIELNDNIRRFVGRVPKELRIEKYKHADEAKKSDHNERSFKDKRRMFDSNYADGRFSVDESETRSPRINSRVIRELPSRKEVVEAQGTDSESIARNRRMFGSLIGTLQKFCQEESRLKIKEDKKAEIEKKLERQELQERAMLRKERETLFLNKKRKQFEVRALEYKMARLKDFKSWESSITYQKHQIRTKTKPRSHTFPYRTLARRRTPKQDGCSKNAP
- the LOC108154158 gene encoding pinin isoform X1 yields the protein MVNDCCLSSVDDLEKKLILAKQSLIELNDNIRRFVGRVPKELRIEKYKHADEAKKSDHNERSFKDKRRMFDSNYADGRFSVDESETRSPRINSRVIRELPSRKEVVEAQGTDSESIARNRRMFGSLIGTLQKFCQEESRLKIKEDKKAEIEKKLERQELQERAMLRKERETLFLNKKRKQFEVRALEYKMARLKDFKSWESSITYQKHQIRTKTKPHLFFRPQMHTTRTEKLLLECKNYVECFIQSRREELHAELRDLERINYIKMHEDNEIDESIYEEQYDEMGSEFT